The proteins below come from a single Fusobacterium nucleatum genomic window:
- the ligA gene encoding NAD-dependent DNA ligase LigA has translation MKIKKRIEELKSNQTVLTLYSSQELNDLEKIVKLREDLDKYRNSYYNDNISLISDYEFDMLLKELEGLEEKYPQYKEISSPTTSVGASLKENKFKKVEHIHPMLSLANSYNIGEIVDFIERIKKKISKEQELKYCLEVKLDGLSISLTYRQGKLVRAVTRGDGFIGEDVTENILEIASIVKTLPQAIDMEIRGEVVLPLASFEKLNNERLEKEEELFANPRNAASGTLRQLDSKIVKKRGLDAYFYFLVEADKLGFKSHSESIKFLESMGIKTTGIFELLETSKEIEKRIDYWEKERENLPYETDGLVIKVDEINLWDEIGYTSKTPRWAIAYKFPAHQVSTILNGIIWQVGRTGKLTPVAELQEVELSGSKVKRASLHNISEIQRKDIRIGDRVFIEKAAEIIPQVVKSIKEDRTGNEKIIEEPVNCPVCNHKLEREEGLVDIKCVNEACPAKVQGEIEYFVSRDALNIMGLGSKIVEKFIDLGYIKTVVDIFDLKNHREALENIDKMGKKSIENLLNSIEESKNRDYDKVIYALGIAEIGKVTSKILAKASKNIDKLMTMTFEELTSIDGIGEIAANEIITFFKKEKNQKIIESLKEKGLKFEIKESETNVQNINPNFAGKNFLFTGTLKHFTREQIKEEIEKLGGKNLSSVSKNLDYLIVGEKAGSKLKKAQEIPTIKILTEEEFIELKDKFD, from the coding sequence ATGAAAATAAAAAAGAGAATTGAGGAATTAAAAAGTAATCAAACAGTACTTACACTTTACTCATCACAAGAATTAAATGATTTAGAAAAAATAGTTAAGTTAAGAGAAGATTTAGATAAGTATAGAAATTCTTACTACAATGACAATATAAGTCTAATTTCAGACTATGAATTTGATATGTTGTTAAAAGAATTAGAAGGTTTAGAAGAAAAATATCCACAGTATAAAGAAATTTCTTCTCCAACTACATCAGTGGGGGCAAGTTTAAAAGAAAATAAATTTAAAAAAGTTGAACATATACACCCAATGTTAAGTTTAGCAAATAGCTATAATATTGGGGAAATAGTGGATTTTATTGAAAGAATAAAAAAGAAAATTTCCAAAGAACAAGAATTAAAATATTGTTTAGAAGTTAAACTTGATGGCTTATCTATCAGTCTAACTTACAGGCAAGGAAAACTTGTCAGAGCTGTAACTCGTGGAGATGGATTTATAGGAGAAGATGTTACAGAAAATATTTTAGAGATAGCGAGCATAGTTAAAACTTTACCACAAGCTATTGATATGGAAATCAGAGGAGAAGTTGTACTACCTTTGGCTAGTTTTGAAAAATTAAATAATGAAAGATTAGAAAAAGAAGAAGAACTTTTTGCCAATCCAAGAAATGCAGCAAGTGGAACTTTAAGACAATTAGATTCTAAAATTGTAAAAAAAAGAGGTTTAGATGCCTATTTCTATTTCTTAGTTGAAGCAGATAAATTAGGTTTTAAATCCCATAGTGAAAGTATAAAATTCTTGGAATCTATGGGAATAAAAACAACAGGGATATTTGAACTTTTAGAAACTTCAAAAGAAATAGAAAAGAGAATAGATTATTGGGAAAAAGAAAGAGAAAATTTACCTTATGAAACAGATGGTTTAGTAATAAAGGTTGATGAAATTAATCTTTGGGATGAAATTGGTTATACAAGCAAGACTCCTAGATGGGCAATAGCATATAAATTTCCAGCACACCAAGTTTCAACTATATTAAATGGTATAATTTGGCAGGTGGGAAGAACTGGGAAATTAACACCTGTTGCAGAGCTTCAAGAAGTTGAATTGTCAGGAAGTAAAGTAAAAAGAGCAAGTTTACATAATATAAGCGAGATTCAAAGAAAGGATATAAGAATAGGAGATAGAGTCTTTATAGAAAAAGCTGCTGAAATTATTCCACAAGTTGTCAAATCTATAAAAGAAGATAGAACAGGAAATGAAAAAATCATAGAAGAGCCTGTTAATTGTCCTGTATGTAATCATAAACTTGAAAGAGAAGAGGGTTTAGTTGATATAAAATGTGTCAATGAAGCATGTCCTGCCAAAGTCCAAGGAGAGATAGAATATTTTGTTTCAAGAGATGCTCTAAATATTATGGGCTTAGGTTCAAAAATAGTTGAAAAATTTATAGATTTAGGATATATAAAAACTGTTGTAGATATTTTTGATTTAAAAAATCATAGAGAAGCCTTAGAAAATATTGATAAAATGGGGAAAAAAAGTATAGAAAATCTTTTAAATTCAATAGAAGAAAGCAAAAATAGAGATTATGATAAAGTTATCTATGCTTTGGGAATAGCTGAAATTGGAAAGGTTACTTCTAAAATACTGGCAAAAGCCTCTAAAAATATTGATAAATTGATGACTATGACTTTTGAAGAATTGACTTCAATAGATGGAATTGGAGAAATAGCTGCTAATGAAATTATAACCTTCTTTAAAAAAGAAAAAAATCAAAAAATTATAGAAAGTTTAAAAGAAAAAGGTTTAAAATTTGAAATAAAAGAAAGTGAAACAAATGTTCAAAATATAAATCCTAATTTTGCTGGAAAAAATTTCTTATTCACAGGAACATTAAAACATTTTACAAGAGAACAAATAAAAGAAGAAATTGAAAAATTAGGTGGAAAAAATTTAAGTTCAGTTAGTAAAAATTTAGATTACTTAATAGTTGGAGAGAAAGCAGGAAGTAAGTTAAAGAAAGCACAAGAAATTCCAACTATAAAAATATTGACTGAGGAAGAGTTTATTGAGTTAAAAGATAAATTTGACTAA
- a CDS encoding YiiX/YebB-like N1pC/P60 family cysteine hydrolase translates to MKNFKTILILVSLLFLTACSSVKTVSKYEKKENVTWKEVEPPVILLNLEPGDIIVKEKTLNPIGMFGHVAVMKNDRIIVDYPKLGNKSYTIDIDYWLEEGRDILVLRYKDMTDEFKKRLIKNMKKYFGKNYKISSDRMNTDSFYCSQYIWYIYYITAQEMGFELDLDSDGGNFVLPYDFINSPYLEIVN, encoded by the coding sequence ATGAAAAATTTTAAAACAATATTAATACTAGTAAGTCTACTTTTTTTAACAGCTTGTTCAAGTGTAAAAACAGTCTCTAAATATGAAAAAAAAGAGAATGTAACTTGGAAAGAGGTAGAACCTCCTGTAATACTTTTAAATCTTGAGCCTGGTGATATTATAGTCAAAGAAAAAACTTTAAATCCTATTGGTATGTTTGGACATGTAGCTGTAATGAAGAATGATAGAATTATTGTTGATTATCCTAAACTTGGAAATAAATCATATACTATTGATATTGATTATTGGTTAGAAGAAGGCAGAGATATATTGGTTCTTAGGTATAAAGATATGACAGATGAATTTAAAAAAAGACTGATAAAAAATATGAAGAAATATTTTGGAAAAAACTATAAAATAAGTTCTGATAGAATGAATACAGATAGTTTTTACTGTTCTCAATACATTTGGTATATCTACTATATAACTGCACAGGAAATGGGCTTTGAATTAGATTTAGATTCTGATGGAGGAAATTTTGTACTCCCTTATGATTTTATAAATTCCCCATATTTAGAAATAGTAAATTAG
- the rlmD gene encoding 23S rRNA (uracil(1939)-C(5))-methyltransferase RlmD has protein sequence MLKVSDIIKIKIDKIVFGGEGLGYFNDFAVFVPMSVPEDELEIEIISVKKTYARGLIKNILKASPERVDSHKFTFEDFYGCDFAMLKYEKQLKYKKLMVEEVMKKIAGLNDIQINDVLASEDTYNYRNKIIEPFSVYDNKIITGFFKRKSHEVFEVDENILNSKLGNRIIKELKEILNKSKISVYNEITHKGLLRNIMIRTNSNNEAMVVLIINSNKITENIKKLLFKLRENIEEVKSIYISLNSKKTNTVIGEKNILIYGKESIKENINGIEFHISPTSFFQINVKQAKRLYNIAISFFDNINDKYIVDAYSGTGTIGMIMAKKAKKVYAIEIVKSASEDGEKTAKENGIENIEFINGAVEKELVKLINDNQKIDTIIFDPPRKGLEASIIDTVAKLNLKEVVYISCNPSTFARDVKLFAEKGYTLKKLQAVDMFPQTSHIECVGLIERKI, from the coding sequence ATGTTAAAAGTATCTGATATTATAAAAATTAAAATTGATAAAATAGTTTTTGGAGGAGAAGGATTAGGATATTTTAACGATTTTGCTGTTTTTGTTCCTATGTCTGTTCCAGAAGATGAGCTTGAAATTGAAATTATCTCTGTAAAAAAGACTTATGCCAGAGGTTTAATTAAAAACATTCTTAAAGCCTCACCTGAAAGAGTAGATAGTCATAAATTTACTTTTGAAGATTTCTATGGCTGTGATTTTGCTATGCTTAAATATGAAAAACAATTAAAATATAAAAAGCTTATGGTTGAAGAAGTAATGAAAAAAATTGCAGGACTAAATGATATTCAAATCAATGATGTTCTAGCAAGTGAAGATACCTATAATTATAGAAATAAAATTATTGAGCCATTTTCTGTTTATGATAACAAAATTATTACAGGTTTCTTTAAAAGAAAAAGTCATGAAGTTTTTGAAGTGGATGAAAATATTTTAAATTCTAAATTAGGAAATAGAATTATAAAGGAATTAAAAGAAATTTTAAATAAAAGTAAAATCTCTGTCTACAATGAAATTACCCATAAAGGACTTTTAAGAAATATAATGATAAGAACAAATTCTAATAATGAAGCTATGGTTGTTCTTATTATAAATTCCAATAAAATTACTGAAAATATTAAAAAATTATTGTTTAAATTGAGAGAAAATATAGAAGAAGTAAAATCTATTTACATTTCTTTAAATTCTAAAAAGACAAATACTGTCATTGGAGAAAAGAATATTTTAATCTATGGCAAAGAATCTATTAAAGAAAATATAAATGGAATAGAATTTCATATATCTCCTACTTCATTTTTTCAAATAAATGTAAAACAAGCTAAAAGATTGTATAATATAGCAATAAGTTTCTTTGACAATATAAATGATAAATATATAGTTGATGCCTATTCAGGTACTGGAACTATTGGAATGATAATGGCAAAGAAAGCTAAAAAAGTCTATGCTATTGAAATTGTAAAATCTGCTAGTGAAGATGGAGAAAAAACTGCCAAAGAAAATGGAATAGAAAATATTGAATTTATAAATGGAGCAGTTGAAAAAGAACTGGTTAAACTTATAAATGATAATCAAAAGATAGATACTATTATATTTGACCCTCCAAGAAAAGGGCTAGAAGCTTCTATTATAGACACAGTTGCTAAACTTAACTTAAAAGAAGTTGTTTATATCTCTTGTAATCCATCTACATTTGCAAGAGATGTAAAATTATTTGCTGAGAAGGGATATACTTTAAAGAAATTACAAGCTGTGGATATGTTCCCTCAAACTAGTCATATTGAGTGTGTGGGATTGATAGAAAGAAAAATTTAG
- the secA gene encoding preprotein translocase subunit SecA, with the protein MISSLLKKIFGTKNDREIKALTKEVEKINALESEYEKLSDEDLKNKTNIFKERLKNGETLDDILVEAFATVREASKRVLGLRHYDVQLIGGIVLHQGKITEMKTGEGKTLVATCPVYLNALAGHGVHVITVNDYLAKRDRDQMSRLYGFLGLSSGVILNGLPTDQRKKSYNSDITYGTNSEFGFDYLRDNMVSSLDQKVQRELNFCIVDEVDSILIDEARTPLIISGAAEDKIKWYQISFQVVSMLNRSYETEKIKNIKEKKAMNIPDEKWGDYEVDEKSRVIVFTEKGVKRVEQILKIDNLYAPEYVELTHFLNQALKAKELFKRDRDYLVRDNGEVVIIDEFTGRAMEGRRYSDGLHQAIEAKEGVKIASENQTLATITLQNYFRMYKKLSGMTGTAETEATEFMHTYGLEVIVIPTNLPVIRKDDADLVYKTKKEKINSIIDRIQGLYEKGQPVLVGTISIKSSEELSELLKKRKIPHNVLNAKYHAKEAEIVAQAGRYKAVTIATNMAGRGTDIMLGGNPEFMALAEVGSRDDEKFPEVLAKYQEQCREEKEKVLALGGLFILGTERHESRRIDNQLRGRSGRQGDPGESEFYLSLEDDLMRLFGSERVMVWMDRLKLPEGEPITHRMINSAIEKAQKKIEARNFGIRKNLLEFDDVMNKQRTTIYANRNKVLEIDNLKDTIMEMLHKNISEKVYEKFAPEMREDWDIDGLNEYLRDFYAYEENDDKAYLRSTKEEYIERIYNALVEQYNNKEAELGSDLMRKLEKHILFDVVDNRWRGHLKSLDALRESIYLRAYGQRDPVTEYKLISSQIFEEMIATIQEQATSFLFKVVVSTEPVKDKENEIETDGLCPCGSGKPYEKCCGR; encoded by the coding sequence ATGATAAGTAGTTTACTTAAAAAGATTTTTGGTACTAAAAATGACAGAGAAATTAAAGCTCTGACAAAAGAAGTAGAAAAAATCAATGCATTAGAATCTGAATATGAAAAACTTTCAGATGAAGATTTAAAGAACAAAACAAATATTTTTAAAGAAAGATTAAAAAATGGTGAAACTCTTGATGATATTTTAGTTGAGGCATTTGCAACAGTTAGAGAAGCATCAAAGAGAGTTTTAGGTTTAAGACATTATGATGTACAATTAATTGGGGGGATAGTTTTACACCAAGGAAAAATTACAGAAATGAAAACAGGGGAAGGTAAAACTTTGGTTGCAACTTGTCCAGTTTACTTAAATGCCCTTGCAGGTCACGGAGTACATGTAATCACAGTAAATGACTACTTGGCAAAAAGAGATAGAGATCAAATGTCAAGACTATATGGGTTTTTAGGTTTGAGTTCAGGGGTTATTTTAAATGGATTACCAACTGACCAAAGAAAAAAATCATATAATTCAGATATAACTTATGGTACAAACTCAGAATTTGGATTTGACTATTTAAGAGATAATATGGTATCTAGTTTAGATCAAAAAGTTCAAAGAGAACTTAATTTCTGTATAGTGGACGAAGTTGACTCAATACTTATAGATGAAGCAAGAACACCACTAATAATTTCAGGAGCAGCAGAAGATAAAATAAAATGGTATCAAATATCATTCCAAGTTGTATCTATGCTTAACAGAAGTTATGAAACAGAAAAAATAAAAAATATTAAAGAAAAGAAAGCTATGAATATCCCTGATGAAAAATGGGGAGATTATGAAGTTGATGAAAAATCAAGAGTTATAGTATTTACAGAAAAAGGTGTAAAAAGAGTTGAACAAATCTTAAAGATTGATAACCTATATGCACCTGAATATGTTGAATTAACTCACTTCTTAAATCAAGCATTAAAAGCAAAAGAATTATTTAAGAGAGATAGAGATTATCTAGTTAGAGATAATGGCGAAGTAGTAATAATTGATGAATTTACTGGAAGAGCTATGGAAGGAAGAAGATACTCAGATGGACTTCATCAAGCCATAGAAGCTAAAGAAGGAGTTAAAATTGCTAGTGAAAACCAAACTCTTGCAACTATAACTCTTCAAAATTATTTTAGAATGTATAAAAAATTATCAGGAATGACTGGTACTGCTGAAACAGAAGCAACAGAATTTATGCACACTTATGGATTAGAAGTTATAGTTATTCCTACTAATTTACCAGTTATAAGAAAAGACGATGCTGACTTAGTTTATAAGACTAAAAAGGAAAAAATTAATTCAATTATTGATAGAATACAAGGACTATATGAAAAAGGACAACCTGTTCTTGTAGGTACGATTTCAATAAAAAGTTCAGAAGAATTATCAGAACTTTTAAAGAAAAGAAAAATTCCTCATAATGTATTGAATGCAAAATACCATGCTAAAGAAGCTGAAATAGTTGCTCAAGCCGGTAGATATAAAGCTGTTACAATAGCCACAAATATGGCAGGTAGAGGAACAGATATTATGCTTGGAGGTAACCCAGAGTTTATGGCTCTTGCAGAGGTTGGTTCAAGAGATGATGAGAAGTTCCCAGAAGTATTAGCAAAATATCAAGAACAATGTAGGGAAGAAAAAGAGAAAGTCTTAGCCTTAGGTGGTTTATTTATACTTGGTACTGAAAGACATGAATCAAGAAGAATAGATAATCAATTAAGAGGAAGATCTGGTAGACAAGGTGACCCAGGAGAATCTGAATTCTATTTATCTCTTGAAGATGATTTAATGAGATTATTTGGTTCTGAAAGAGTAATGGTTTGGATGGATAGATTGAAACTTCCAGAGGGAGAACCTATAACTCATAGAATGATAAATTCAGCTATTGAAAAAGCACAAAAGAAGATAGAAGCTAGAAACTTTGGAATAAGAAAGAACTTACTTGAATTTGATGATGTTATGAATAAACAAAGAACGACTATATATGCAAATAGAAATAAGGTTCTTGAAATTGATAATTTAAAAGATACAATAATGGAAATGCTCCATAAAAATATTTCAGAAAAAGTATATGAAAAATTTGCTCCTGAAATGAGAGAAGATTGGGATATTGATGGACTAAATGAATACTTGAGAGATTTTTATGCTTATGAAGAAAATGATGATAAAGCATATTTAAGAAGCACAAAGGAAGAGTATATAGAAAGAATTTATAATGCCTTAGTTGAGCAATATAATAATAAAGAAGCAGAACTTGGTTCTGATTTAATGAGAAAACTTGAAAAACATATTTTATTTGATGTTGTTGATAATAGATGGAGAGGGCATTTAAAATCTCTTGATGCTCTAAGAGAAAGTATTTATTTAAGAGCTTATGGTCAAAGAGATCCAGTAACTGAATATAAATTGATTTCAAGCCAAATATTTGAAGAAATGATAGCAACAATTCAAGAACAAGCTACTTCATTCTTATTTAAAGTGGTTGTAAGTACTGAACCAGTAAAAGATAAGGAAAATGAGATTGAAACAGATGGATTATGTCCATGTGGAAGTGGTAAACCTTATGAAAAATGTTGTGGAAGATAA
- the mnmG gene encoding tRNA uridine-5-carboxymethylaminomethyl(34) synthesis enzyme MnmG, which translates to MQEFDIIVVGAGHAGCEAALASARMGMKTAIFTISLDTIGVMSCNPSLGGPAKSHLAREIDALGGEMGRNIDKTFIQIRVLNTRKGPAVRSLRAQADKMAYANEMKKTLEHTDNLSVIQGMVSELVVEEENGKKVIKGIKIREGLEYKAKAVIIATGTFLRGLIHIGEINFSAGRMGELSSEDLPLSLEKIGLKLGRFKTGTPTRIDGRTIDYSVLEEQPGDKSQVLKFSNRTKDEDALNRRQIPCYIAHTNEKVHEIIRNAKERSPLFNGTIQGLGPRYCPSIEDKIFRYPDKNQHHLFLEREGYETNEIYLGGLSSSLPVDVQEEMLKNIKGFENAKIMRYAYAIEYDYVPPEEIKYTLESRTVENLFLAGQINGTSGYEEAGAQGLMAGINAVRKLRNEEPVILDRADSYIGTLIDDLVSKGTNEPYRMFTARSEYRLYLREDNADLRLTKLGYELGLVPEEEYQRVEKKRKDVEIITEILAKTNVGPSNPRVNEILLKRGENPIKDGSTLLELLRRPEVSFEDIKYISEEIRGIDLQGYDHDTTYQVEITVKYEGYINRALKMIEKHKSMENKKIPVDIDYDDLKTIPKEAKDKLKRIKPINIGQASRISGVSPADIQAILIYLKMRGN; encoded by the coding sequence ATGCAAGAGTTTGATATTATAGTTGTTGGGGCAGGGCATGCAGGTTGTGAAGCAGCCTTAGCCTCAGCAAGAATGGGAATGAAGACAGCAATATTTACAATATCACTAGATACTATTGGAGTGATGTCTTGTAATCCCTCATTAGGTGGACCAGCAAAATCTCATTTAGCAAGAGAAATTGATGCACTTGGTGGAGAAATGGGAAGAAATATAGATAAGACTTTTATACAGATAAGAGTTTTAAATACAAGAAAAGGACCAGCAGTTAGGTCTTTAAGAGCACAAGCAGATAAAATGGCTTATGCCAATGAAATGAAAAAAACTTTGGAGCATACAGATAATTTATCTGTAATTCAAGGCATGGTAAGTGAGCTTGTAGTTGAAGAAGAAAATGGAAAGAAAGTAATAAAGGGTATAAAAATAAGAGAGGGCTTAGAATATAAAGCCAAAGCAGTTATTATAGCTACAGGAACATTTTTAAGAGGACTTATACATATAGGAGAAATAAATTTTAGTGCTGGAAGAATGGGAGAATTATCCTCAGAAGATTTACCATTATCACTTGAAAAGATAGGTTTAAAATTGGGAAGATTTAAAACAGGGACACCTACAAGAATAGACGGAAGAACAATAGATTATTCTGTTTTGGAAGAACAACCTGGTGATAAAAGCCAAGTTTTAAAATTTTCAAATAGGACAAAAGATGAAGATGCTTTAAATAGAAGGCAAATTCCTTGCTATATTGCACATACAAATGAGAAAGTACATGAAATTATAAGAAATGCTAAGGAAAGGTCTCCTTTATTTAATGGAACAATTCAAGGATTAGGACCTAGATATTGTCCTTCAATAGAGGATAAAATTTTTAGGTACCCCGATAAAAATCAACATCATTTATTTTTGGAAAGAGAAGGTTATGAAACAAATGAAATTTACCTTGGAGGTTTATCATCTTCATTGCCAGTTGATGTTCAAGAAGAAATGCTAAAAAATATCAAAGGTTTTGAAAATGCAAAAATTATGAGATATGCCTATGCAATAGAATATGATTATGTTCCTCCAGAAGAAATAAAATATACTTTGGAAAGTAGAACAGTTGAAAATTTATTTTTAGCAGGACAGATAAATGGAACATCTGGTTATGAAGAAGCAGGAGCACAAGGACTTATGGCAGGAATTAATGCTGTGAGAAAATTAAGAAATGAGGAGCCTGTGATATTAGATAGAGCAGATTCATATATAGGTACTTTGATAGACGATTTAGTTTCAAAAGGAACCAATGAGCCATATAGAATGTTTACTGCAAGAAGTGAATATAGACTTTATTTAAGAGAAGATAATGCAGATTTAAGGCTTACTAAATTGGGCTATGAATTAGGTTTAGTTCCAGAAGAAGAATATCAAAGAGTTGAAAAGAAAAGAAAAGATGTTGAAATAATCACAGAAATTTTAGCAAAAACAAATGTTGGTCCAAGTAATCCAAGAGTAAACGAAATTCTTTTAAAAAGAGGAGAAAATCCTATAAAGGATGGAAGCACCTTGTTAGAGTTACTGAGAAGACCAGAAGTTAGTTTTGAAGATATTAAATATATTTCAGAAGAAATTAGAGGTATAGATTTACAAGGCTATGACCATGATACAACTTATCAAGTGGAAATCACTGTTAAATATGAAGGGTATATAAATAGAGCCTTGAAGATGATAGAAAAACATAAATCTATGGAAAATAAGAAAATTCCTGTTGATATAGACTATGATGATTTAAAGACTATACCTAAGGAAGCTAAGGATAAATTAAAGAGGATAAAACCTATAAATATAGGACAAGCAAGTAGAATTTCTGGAGTATCTCCTGCTGATATTCAAGCTATATTGATTTATTTAAAAATGAGAGGAAATTAA
- the rsmG gene encoding 16S rRNA (guanine(527)-N(7))-methyltransferase RsmG: MKNYFKEGLEKIKVSYDEDKIEKSLKYLEILLDYNSHTNLTAIREEKAIIEKHFLDSLLLQNLLKEEDKTLIDIGTGAGFPGMMLAIFNRDKKFTLLDSVRKKTDFLELIKSELNLKNVEIINGRAEEIIKDRREKYDIGLCRGVSNLSVILEYEIPFLKVDGRFLPQKMIGTDEVKNSSNALKILNSKIIKEYEFKLPFSNEDRLVIEILKMKKTDIKYPRKTGIALKKPL, translated from the coding sequence TTGAAAAATTATTTTAAAGAAGGTTTAGAAAAAATAAAAGTTTCTTATGATGAAGATAAAATAGAAAAGTCTTTGAAATATTTAGAAATTCTATTGGACTATAACAGCCATACTAATTTAACAGCAATAAGAGAAGAAAAAGCTATAATAGAGAAACATTTTTTAGATTCCTTATTACTTCAAAATCTATTAAAAGAAGAAGATAAAACTTTAATAGATATAGGGACAGGAGCAGGTTTTCCTGGAATGATGTTAGCAATTTTCAATAGGGATAAAAAGTTTACTTTGCTTGATTCTGTAAGAAAGAAAACAGATTTTTTAGAGCTTATAAAAAGTGAATTGAATTTAAAAAATGTTGAGATTATAAATGGTAGAGCGGAAGAAATTATAAAAGATAGAAGAGAAAAATATGACATTGGACTTTGCAGAGGAGTTTCAAATTTATCTGTTATTTTAGAATATGAAATACCTTTTTTAAAAGTGGATGGAAGATTTTTGCCACAAAAAATGATTGGAACTGATGAGGTTAAAAATTCATCTAATGCTTTAAAAATTTTAAATTCTAAAATAATCAAGGAATATGAATTTAAACTGCCATTTTCAAATGAAGATAGACTTGTTATTGAAATATTAAAAATGAAAAAAACTGATATAAAATATCCAAGAAAAACTGGGATAGCTTTAAAGAAACCATTGTAA
- a CDS encoding ATP-binding protein — translation MDYITRPKYIEKIKQFIDKPIIKILTGMRRVGKSTLLLIIKDNILKDIPNENKIYINFESTNFFDINNAGALLKYLQPLLENTSGKVYLFFDEIQLVSDWEQVINGLRVDRDCDIYLTGSNSTLISGDLATLLAGRYVEFEIQPFTFIEFKQVFENTNLSKEILFEKFVQLGGMPFLKYFDLDETPSFKYLNDVYNTVLVKDVLQYNNIRDVDLFNRIFSYVIKNIGHTFSASSIKNYLKNENRNISVDTILNYLEYCSLAFIIKKIPRYDTVGKKTLKIDEKYYLTDHGFRQAIGFSNTKDIERTLENIVCIELISRGYEVKIGKVKDKEIDFIAKKGKELSYYQISYIMGDEKTREREFGVYKSVTDNFPKYVLSMDHFDFSQDGIIHKNIIDFLLEDEGIK, via the coding sequence ATGGATTATATTACTAGACCTAAATATATTGAAAAAATTAAACAATTTATAGATAAACCAATTATTAAAATATTAACTGGAATGAGAAGAGTTGGAAAATCAACTCTTCTACTTATAATAAAAGATAATATTTTAAAGGATATTCCAAATGAAAATAAAATCTATATCAATTTTGAGTCTACTAACTTTTTTGATATTAATAATGCTGGTGCTTTATTAAAATATTTACAACCTTTATTAGAGAATACAAGTGGTAAAGTCTATCTTTTCTTTGATGAGATACAGCTTGTTAGTGATTGGGAACAAGTTATCAATGGATTGAGGGTAGATAGAGATTGTGATATTTACTTAACTGGTTCAAACTCAACTCTTATTTCAGGAGATTTAGCAACTTTACTTGCAGGAAGATATGTTGAATTTGAAATTCAACCATTTACTTTTATTGAATTTAAACAAGTATTTGAAAATACAAATTTATCAAAAGAAATATTATTTGAAAAATTTGTTCAATTAGGTGGAATGCCATTTTTAAAATACTTTGACTTAGATGAAACTCCTAGTTTTAAATATTTAAATGATGTCTATAATACAGTATTGGTAAAAGATGTCTTGCAATATAATAATATTCGTGATGTTGATTTATTCAATAGAATTTTTTCTTATGTTATTAAAAATATAGGACATACTTTTTCTGCTAGTAGTATAAAAAATTATTTAAAAAATGAAAATAGAAATATTTCAGTGGATACTATTTTAAATTATTTAGAATATTGTAGTTTAGCTTTTATTATAAAAAAAATTCCTAGATATGATACAGTAGGTAAAAAAACATTAAAAATAGATGAAAAGTATTATTTAACAGATCATGGTTTTCGTCAGGCAATAGGTTTTTCTAATACAAAAGATATAGAAAGAACCTTAGAAAATATAGTATGTATAGAGCTTATATCAAGAGGATATGAAGTAAAAATTGGTAAAGTAAAGGATAAAGAAATTGATTTTATTGCTAAAAAGGGAAAAGAACTATCTTATTACCAAATTTCATATATAATGGGAGATGAAAAAACAAGAGAAAGAGAATTTGGTGTTTACAAATCTGTAACAGATAATTTCCCTAAATATGTCTTATCAATGGATCATTTTGATTTTAGTCAAGATGGAATTATTCATAAAAATATTATAGATTTTTTATTAGAAGATGAAGGTATAAAATGA